The Calditrichota bacterium DNA window GTTCGGTGGGGGAATTGCTCAGCGACACCGAGAGCGAAGTGAAATGGGTGGCGCCGGAATTTTCCGGAAAATATCGCATTGAAGTGACGGTCAAAGACGAAAACGGCGGCGAAACAAAGGGCGGTGTGTACGTGACTGTCAAGGGCGACGAAAGCCCGGTCGTTTCATTTGTCCGTCCGTTGAACGGTGAAATTATTCCCGGCATCGGGAAATATGCTGTCGAAGTGAATGTGGCTTTTGATTTTCCCATCGCCCGCGTCGATTTTTTCATGAATGATTCTTTGATTTATTCTGACGAAAGTCGCCCTTACCAATTCGCCGATTGGGATGTGACGCGTCTGGCAGGAGAAATTCTGCTCCGCGCGGTGGCATTTGATCAATTGAATCCTTCAAATTTCGGACAGGACTCGGTGCGCGTATTCGTCGAGGGCGTGGTCCCTGTTCCCAAGCGGAGAAATTAGTAAATTTGAGAGAGCTGCATTATCGCCTTCGTGGGGCGAAAAAACATTTTTTAATGGTAAAAAGAGGGAAGGGGCATAGCCGTCAGTTTAAGGGTGTAACATGCGACAAATCTGGGCTTTACATTTTATAAAGTGTTGCATCATGCGAAAAGTGCCGTTAGGGACTAACTATTCAGCTACAGCGTCCATGTCGAAGGCGGCTCTGCACACGGCGGATGTAAAAGTATTTTGTTTAATAAATGTTCAACTCCTTCGGAGTTGGCTGGGTTTTGACATGTATTTTTCTACAAACGTTGAATCCCTTCGGGATTTCGGCTATGCATGATTTAATTATAAGACCGCTTTTTTCAACAGCGTTCGACAAGTATGATTTTTTTTAGAATTAGTAACGCCGAAGGCGTTGAATATTGGTAGCTTAAAATATTTCCGAAAATCAAAAACCCCAAACGGGGTTTAACATTGAATTCTTTCAAGGGAAAGCTTGGGAGAAAATGGGGCTGTATCAAAAGCCCTAAAACGGACGTTTTTTTGTACGTAAGTTCAATATTTTGATTCAAAAAAATGACTTTTGATACAGCCCCCTGATTCAATTCTGAACCAGTGAATGAGAAAAAATGATAGCACTACACTCAGATTGCAAATTAAACAACACATTACCCAAACGGCATACAATCTTATGCCAACGGCATACCAATTAATGTAAACAAAAAATTATGTACACAGAAAACCAGTTAAAATTGCTCTCAATCCTAATAAGCCAGCCGACAAAAGAATATTATCTGAGCGAGATAGCTCATATTGTTGGGAAGAAAGCTGGCGTGTTGCAAAAAGGTCTTAATGCTCTCGAACGCCATGGTTTAGTCATCAGCCGGCGACATGGGAACCGAAGGCTATTTCGAATAAATCCGGATTATCCATTATTGAAAGAGATAAAAAGTATCGTCCAAAAAACAGCCGGAGTTGAGGGGTTATTAAAACAATTAGTTGATAGTATTGATGGTATTTATCTTGCTCTAATATTTGGCAGTTATGCAAAGGATATGATGCGCGTTAATTCTGATATAGACGTGCTTCTGGTGGGCAATTCCGAGGCTGAAAATGATTTTTTAATGGGAATTGAAAAAATTGAAAAAATTATCCAACGAGAAATCAACTATCGTTACTATACAAAAAATGAGTTTGACGAAAAAAAATCTTCCCAGGATCCATTTCTCAATGAAATATTGACCGATAAATTTATCTTAGTAAAAGGTAAGTTATGATTGATCTCAGTGATTATTTGAAAAGGGGCTTAATCAAGAAACAACAACCAAATTTTAAACAAATTTCCAGACTTATCCTCAGGGCGGAGAAAGACCTGCAAAGCTTTGACCGTTTGATAAATAGCGATCCGGGAAACGCGATGAATTTAGCCTATAACGCCATGCTCAAAGCAGGACGGGCTTTGCTTTACTCTTTTGGTTATTTACCGGCCGACGGACAAATGCACAAAACAGTTGTTGACATTGTCGCCAAAATATTGGGCGAAGAATATCAAATTGAAACCAAACAATTTGAGCGTTACCGGAAGAAAAGACACGTATTTATTTATGAAGCGGAAGATTGCACCGAAAGCGAAGCAGAAAAAGCAAAAGAAACTGCGGCAAAACTCATTAAAAGAGTTAAAGAAAAAATTAAAGAACAAAACCCGCAAGGGGAATTTGATTTTTGATTAGATTTGTGTCTGATTCAATTTTGGTGGCAGAATAGTTCAA harbors:
- a CDS encoding HEPN domain-containing protein, producing MDLSDYLKRGLIKKQQPNFKQISRLILRAEKDLQSFDRLINSDPGNAMNLAYNAMLKAGRALLYSFGYLPADGQMHKTVVDIVAKILGEEYQIETKQFERYRKKRHVFIYEAEDCTESEAEKAKETAAKLIKRVKEKIKEQNPQGEFDF